A genome region from Pseudomonas sp. N3-W includes the following:
- a CDS encoding cytochrome c1, whose translation MKKLFAVLILAALPVFSFAAEHGPELEKVDIDVSDKAAMQDGARTFANYCMGCHSAKFQRYERVADDLGIPHDLMLSNLVFTGAKIGDHMSIGMQPADAKNWFGAAPPDLTLVARVRGTDWLYGYLRSFYEDPARPWGVNNKVFPNVGMPNVLVGLQGRQVVGCKQVQIVEDGKKQYDPLTGTPLTHEACDQLTIVPKSGSLTEEQFDEKVKNLVTFLAYSANPVKLQHQRIGTYVLLYLAFFFVFAYLLKREYWKDVH comes from the coding sequence ATGAAAAAGCTATTTGCTGTATTGATTCTTGCTGCTCTGCCTGTGTTCTCCTTTGCGGCCGAACACGGTCCCGAGCTGGAAAAGGTCGACATCGACGTTTCCGATAAAGCGGCTATGCAGGACGGTGCGCGGACATTCGCCAACTACTGCATGGGCTGCCACAGCGCTAAGTTCCAGCGCTATGAACGCGTGGCCGACGATCTGGGTATTCCCCACGATCTGATGCTGAGCAACCTGGTGTTCACCGGCGCCAAGATCGGCGATCACATGAGCATCGGCATGCAGCCGGCAGACGCCAAGAACTGGTTTGGTGCGGCACCGCCGGACTTGACCCTGGTGGCTCGCGTTCGTGGCACCGACTGGCTCTACGGTTATCTGCGTTCGTTCTACGAAGATCCTGCACGCCCTTGGGGTGTGAACAACAAGGTCTTCCCGAACGTTGGTATGCCAAACGTGCTGGTTGGCCTGCAAGGTCGTCAGGTGGTGGGTTGCAAGCAAGTGCAGATTGTCGAAGACGGCAAGAAGCAATATGACCCGCTGACGGGTACGCCGCTGACACATGAAGCGTGCGATCAACTGACCATCGTGCCGAAATCCGGCAGCCTGACCGAAGAGCAATTCGATGAGAAGGTGAAGAATCTGGTAACCTTCCTCGCTTACTCGGCTAACCCGGTTAAGCTGCAGCATCAACGCATTGGTACGTATGTATTGCTGTACCTGGCGTTCTTCTTCGTATTCGCCTACCTGCTCAAGCGCGAATACTGGAAAGATGTGCATTGA
- a CDS encoding cytochrome bc complex cytochrome b subunit — protein MSKFMDWVDARFPATKMWEDHLSKYYAPKNFNFFYFFGSLALLVLVNQIVTGVWLTMSYTPSAEEAFASVEYIMRDVEYGSILRLLHSTGASAFFIVVYLHMFRGLLYGSYQKPRELVWVFGMLIYLALMAEAFMGYLLPWGQMSYWGAQVIISLFGAIPVIGNDLTQWIRGDYLISGITLNRFFALHVVALPIVILGLVVLHVLALHEVGSNNPDGVDIKKHKDENGVPLDGIAFHPYYTVKDIVGVVVFLFIFCSIVFFFPEMGGYFLEKPNFEVANAFKTPEHIAPVWYFTPFYAILRAIPDKLMGVIAMGAAIAVLFVLPWLDRSPVKSMRYKGWMSKIWLWVFCISFVILGVLGVLAPTPERTLVSQVCTFLYFAYFILMPFYTRLEKTKPVPERVTG, from the coding sequence ATGAGCAAGTTCATGGATTGGGTTGATGCGCGCTTTCCCGCCACCAAAATGTGGGAAGACCATCTCAGCAAGTATTACGCTCCGAAGAACTTCAACTTCTTCTATTTCTTTGGCTCCCTGGCGCTGCTCGTTCTGGTCAACCAGATCGTCACCGGTGTCTGGCTGACCATGAGCTACACCCCGTCGGCGGAAGAAGCCTTTGCTTCCGTCGAATACATCATGCGCGACGTCGAGTACGGCTCGATCCTGCGCCTGCTGCACTCCACCGGCGCCTCGGCGTTCTTCATCGTGGTCTATCTGCACATGTTCCGTGGCTTGCTCTACGGTTCGTACCAGAAGCCGCGTGAGCTGGTGTGGGTGTTCGGCATGCTGATCTACCTCGCGCTGATGGCAGAGGCCTTCATGGGTTATCTGCTGCCGTGGGGCCAGATGTCCTACTGGGGTGCCCAGGTGATCATCTCGCTGTTCGGTGCGATCCCGGTCATCGGTAACGACCTGACCCAGTGGATCCGTGGTGACTACCTGATTTCCGGTATTACCCTGAACCGCTTCTTCGCCTTGCATGTGGTTGCCTTGCCGATCGTGATTCTCGGCCTGGTGGTGCTGCACGTTCTGGCGCTGCATGAAGTCGGTTCGAACAACCCGGACGGCGTCGACATCAAGAAACACAAAGACGAAAACGGCGTACCGCTGGACGGCATTGCCTTCCACCCGTACTACACCGTGAAAGATATCGTCGGTGTGGTGGTGTTCCTGTTCATCTTCTGTTCGATCGTGTTCTTCTTCCCGGAAATGGGTGGTTACTTCCTCGAGAAGCCTAACTTCGAAGTAGCGAACGCCTTCAAGACCCCGGAACACATCGCGCCGGTCTGGTACTTCACGCCGTTCTACGCCATTTTGCGGGCGATCCCGGACAAACTCATGGGCGTTATCGCCATGGGCGCTGCCATCGCGGTGCTGTTCGTCCTGCCGTGGCTTGACCGCAGTCCGGTCAAATCCATGCGCTACAAGGGTTGGATGAGCAAAATCTGGCTCTGGGTGTTCTGCATTTCGTTCGTGATTCTGGGCGTGCTGGGCGTATTGGCGCCAACCCCTGAGCGGACGCTGGTGTCGCAGGTCTGCACCTTCCTGTACTTCGCCTACTTCATTCTGATGCCGTTCTACACCAGGCTCGAGAAGACCAAACCGGTTCCGGAAAGGGTGACTGGCTGA
- the petA gene encoding ubiquinol-cytochrome c reductase iron-sulfur subunit: MSNDGVNAGRRRFLVAATSVVGAAGAVGAAVPFVGSWFPSAKAKAAGAPVKVNVSKIEPGQQMIAEWRGQPVFIVRRTEEILGNLKKIEDQLSDPDSKNSTQPTYVDPETRSIKPEILLLIGICTHLGCSPTFRPEVAPADLGPKWVGGYFCPCHGSHYDLAGRVYKSQPAPLNLPVPPHSYETDAIIVIGVDTEKA; this comes from the coding sequence ATGAGCAATGACGGCGTGAATGCAGGCCGGCGTCGCTTCTTGGTAGCAGCCACATCCGTGGTGGGTGCTGCAGGAGCGGTGGGGGCTGCGGTCCCGTTCGTGGGGTCATGGTTTCCCAGTGCCAAGGCGAAAGCCGCAGGTGCACCGGTGAAAGTGAATGTCAGCAAGATTGAGCCAGGACAGCAGATGATTGCTGAGTGGCGCGGTCAGCCGGTATTCATTGTCCGCCGTACCGAGGAAATCCTGGGAAATCTGAAAAAGATCGAAGACCAGCTCTCCGATCCGGACTCCAAGAACTCCACGCAACCAACGTATGTCGACCCGGAAACGCGTTCGATCAAGCCAGAAATTCTGCTGCTGATCGGTATCTGTACGCACCTGGGCTGCTCGCCGACTTTTCGGCCGGAAGTGGCGCCTGCGGACCTTGGTCCGAAGTGGGTAGGCGGCTATTTCTGTCCTTGCCACGGCTCCCATTACGACCTGGCTGGCCGCGTCTACAAGTCGCAACCTGCGCCTTTGAATCTGCCGGTTCCCCCGCATTCCTATGAGACCGATGCGATTATTGTCATCGGCGTCGATACGGAGAAAGCGTGA
- the rpsI gene encoding 30S ribosomal protein S9, which produces MSATQNYGTGRRKTATARVFLRPGTGNISINNRTLENFFGRETARMVVRQPLELTETVEKFDIYVTVIGGGVSGQAGAIRHGITRALMQYDETLRGALRKAGFVTRDAREVERKKVGLRKARKRPQYSKR; this is translated from the coding sequence ATGTCGGCGACTCAAAATTACGGCACTGGCCGTCGCAAGACCGCAACCGCACGCGTTTTCCTGCGTCCGGGCACTGGTAACATCTCGATCAACAACCGCACTCTGGAAAACTTCTTCGGCCGCGAAACTGCCCGCATGGTAGTTCGTCAGCCGCTGGAACTGACCGAGACAGTTGAAAAGTTCGACATCTACGTCACCGTTATCGGTGGCGGTGTAAGTGGTCAAGCTGGCGCAATCCGCCACGGTATCACTCGCGCTCTGATGCAGTACGACGAAACCCTGCGTGGCGCTCTGCGCAAAGCTGGCTTCGTGACTCGCGATGCTCGTGAAGTTGAACGTAAGAAAGTCGGTCTGCGTAAAGCGCGTAAGCGTCCGCAGTACTCGAAGCGTTAA
- the rplM gene encoding 50S ribosomal protein L13 produces MKTFTAKPETVQRDWFVVDAAGQTLGRLATEIASRLRGKHKAEYTPHVDTGDYIVVINAEQIRVTGAKTTDKIYYSHSGFPGGIKSINFEKLIAKAPERVIETAVKGMLPKNPLGRDMYRKLKVYAGAVHPHTAQQPQELKF; encoded by the coding sequence ATGAAAACTTTTACTGCTAAACCGGAAACAGTACAGCGCGACTGGTTTGTCGTCGACGCTGCAGGTCAGACCCTGGGTCGTCTGGCCACCGAAATCGCGAGCCGTCTGCGTGGCAAGCATAAAGCTGAGTACACTCCTCACGTTGACACCGGCGACTACATCGTCGTTATCAATGCCGAGCAGATTCGTGTAACTGGTGCTAAAACCACCGACAAGATCTACTACTCCCACTCCGGTTTCCCGGGCGGCATCAAGTCGATCAACTTCGAAAAGCTGATCGCTAAAGCCCCTGAGCGCGTGATCGAGACTGCGGTCAAAGGCATGCTGCCTAAGAACCCGCTGGGTCGCGACATGTATCGTAAGCTGAAAGTCTATGCGGGCGCTGTACACCCTCATACTGCTCAGCAGCCCCAAGAACTGAAGTTTTAA
- a CDS encoding NADP(H)-dependent aldo-keto reductase, which produces MDYRQLGRTDLNVSAICLGTMTWGEQNSEAEAFAQIERAKSAGINFIDTAEMYPVPPKAETYATTERYIGNYFKSRGDRADWILASKIAGPGNTIDYIRDKNLKHNREHIVQAVDASLKRLQTDYIDLYQLHWPERSTNFFGQLGYKHKSEVNLTPLEDTLEALDEQVKAGKIRHIGLSNETPWGTMRFLAIAEARGWPRAVSIQNPYNLLNRSFEVGLAEIAIREQCGLLAYSPLAFGFLSGKYEGGARPPKGRLSLYSRFSRYFNAQSEAACSRYVALAREHGLDPAQMALAFVTQQPFVTSNIIGATTLEQLDSNIASFDLKLSDEVLEGIEAIHKDHPNPAP; this is translated from the coding sequence ATGGACTATCGCCAGCTAGGCCGTACCGATCTGAACGTGAGCGCAATCTGCCTCGGAACCATGACCTGGGGTGAGCAAAACAGCGAAGCTGAAGCCTTCGCCCAGATTGAACGGGCCAAGAGTGCCGGGATCAATTTCATCGACACCGCCGAGATGTATCCGGTGCCGCCAAAAGCCGAAACCTATGCCACCACCGAGCGCTACATCGGCAATTATTTCAAAAGTCGCGGCGACCGCGCCGACTGGATCCTGGCGAGCAAGATCGCCGGCCCCGGCAACACCATCGACTACATCCGCGACAAGAATCTGAAGCATAACCGTGAGCACATCGTGCAGGCCGTGGACGCCAGCCTCAAGCGCTTGCAGACCGACTACATCGATCTTTACCAGCTGCACTGGCCGGAACGCAGCACCAATTTCTTCGGCCAACTGGGCTACAAGCACAAGAGCGAAGTCAACCTGACGCCACTGGAAGATACCCTCGAAGCACTGGACGAACAGGTCAAGGCCGGGAAGATCCGACACATCGGCCTGTCCAACGAAACGCCATGGGGCACCATGCGTTTCCTGGCCATCGCCGAAGCCCGTGGCTGGCCGCGCGCGGTGTCGATCCAGAACCCGTACAACCTGCTCAACCGCAGCTTCGAAGTCGGCCTGGCGGAAATTGCCATTCGCGAACAGTGCGGTTTGCTGGCCTATTCGCCACTGGCGTTCGGTTTTCTTTCCGGCAAGTACGAAGGTGGCGCGCGCCCGCCGAAGGGTCGCCTGAGCCTCTACAGCCGCTTCAGCCGCTATTTCAATGCACAGTCGGAAGCCGCCTGCAGCCGCTACGTGGCGCTGGCTCGTGAACACGGTCTGGACCCAGCGCAGATGGCGTTGGCGTTTGTAACGCAGCAACCGTTCGTGACCAGCAACATCATCGGCGCGACGACTCTTGAGCAACTGGACAGCAATATCGCCAGTTTCGACCTGAAACTTTCCGACGAAGTGCTGGAAGGAATTGAGGCGATTCACAAGGATCATCCGAACCCTGCGCCTTGA
- a CDS encoding acyl-CoA dehydrogenase family protein encodes MIPRTLFSSDHELFRDSVRTFLEKEAVPFHGQWEKQGYIDRKLWNKAGEAGMLCSHLPEEYGGLGADFLYSAVVIEEVGRLGLTGIGFSLHSDIVAPYILHYGSEALKHKYLPKLVSGEMVTAIAMTEPGAGSDLQGVKTTAVLDGDEYVINGSKTFITNGFLADLVIVVAKTDPKAGAKGTSLFLVEANTPGFAKGKRLEKVGMKAQDTSELFFQDVRVPKENLLGQAGAGFAYLMQELPQERLTVAIGGLASAEAALQWTLDYTRERKAFGKAIADFQNTRFKLAEMATEIQIGRVFVDRCLELHLQGKLDVPTAAMAKYWGTDLQCKVLDECVQLHGGYGFMWEYPVARAWADARVQRIYAGTNEIMKEIIARSL; translated from the coding sequence ATGATTCCCAGAACCTTGTTCAGTTCCGACCACGAATTGTTTCGCGACAGCGTGCGAACGTTCCTCGAAAAAGAGGCCGTGCCGTTCCATGGGCAATGGGAGAAACAAGGCTACATCGACCGCAAACTCTGGAACAAGGCAGGGGAGGCGGGGATGCTCTGCTCGCACTTGCCGGAAGAATATGGCGGGCTGGGAGCGGACTTTCTCTACAGCGCGGTGGTGATCGAAGAGGTGGGTCGGCTCGGCCTGACGGGCATCGGCTTTTCGCTGCATTCGGATATTGTCGCGCCATACATCCTGCATTACGGCAGTGAAGCGTTGAAACACAAATACCTGCCGAAACTGGTATCCGGGGAGATGGTCACGGCGATTGCCATGACCGAGCCGGGTGCCGGTTCTGATCTGCAAGGGGTGAAAACCACCGCCGTGCTGGATGGCGACGAGTACGTGATCAATGGCTCGAAAACGTTCATCACCAACGGCTTTCTGGCTGACCTGGTGATTGTGGTGGCCAAGACTGATCCGAAGGCCGGCGCCAAGGGCACCAGCCTGTTTCTGGTGGAGGCCAATACGCCGGGGTTCGCCAAGGGCAAGCGCCTGGAGAAGGTCGGGATGAAAGCTCAGGACACGTCCGAGTTGTTCTTTCAGGATGTGCGGGTGCCGAAAGAAAATCTGTTGGGGCAGGCGGGGGCGGGCTTCGCTTATCTGATGCAGGAACTGCCGCAGGAGCGACTGACGGTTGCTATCGGTGGTCTCGCGTCAGCCGAGGCGGCGTTGCAGTGGACGCTCGATTACACCCGCGAGCGCAAGGCGTTCGGCAAGGCGATTGCCGACTTCCAGAATACCCGTTTCAAGCTGGCGGAAATGGCCACCGAAATTCAGATAGGCCGGGTTTTCGTTGATCGCTGCCTGGAGTTGCATCTGCAAGGCAAGCTGGATGTGCCGACGGCGGCGATGGCCAAGTATTGGGGGACGGACCTGCAATGCAAGGTGCTCGACGAGTGCGTGCAGTTGCATGGCGGTTACGGCTTCATGTGGGAATATCCGGTCGCGCGGGCGTGGGCGGATGCGCGGGTGCAGCGGATCTATGCGGGGACCAATGAAATCATGAAGGAGATTATTGCGCGCTCGCTGTAA
- a CDS encoding GlxA family transcriptional regulator, with translation MASLRYGKQLGHGLTPAFETRLVSPDGKSVNSFSDVIMPVDGGLENADIIILPAFWDDFDTLCKRYPQVLPWLREQHARGAVLCGEATGVFWLAEAGLLNGKEATTYWRFFNAFAERFPQVQLNQDKHLTDADNLYCAGGTTSACDLYIYLIERFCGANVAQAVARDILYEVQRSYAPGRIGFGGQKLHQDVIILQIQHWLEEHFADKFRFEDVAREHGMSIRNFMRRFQTATGDKPLHYLQRLRIETAKGLLSGSRKSIKTISYEVGYDDASFFARLFRQHTELSPNQYRQQFQQAA, from the coding sequence CTGGCCAGCCTGCGTTACGGCAAACAGCTGGGCCACGGCCTGACACCCGCGTTCGAAACACGCCTGGTCAGTCCCGATGGCAAATCGGTGAACAGCTTCAGCGATGTGATCATGCCGGTGGACGGCGGGCTGGAAAATGCCGATATCATTATCCTCCCGGCCTTCTGGGACGATTTCGACACACTATGCAAACGTTATCCACAGGTGCTGCCGTGGCTGCGCGAGCAACACGCTCGCGGCGCGGTACTGTGCGGCGAAGCCACCGGGGTGTTCTGGCTGGCCGAGGCCGGGCTGCTCAACGGCAAGGAAGCGACCACCTACTGGCGCTTCTTCAACGCCTTTGCCGAACGCTTCCCACAGGTGCAGCTCAATCAGGACAAGCACCTGACCGACGCCGACAACCTGTATTGCGCCGGCGGCACCACGTCGGCGTGCGACCTTTATATCTACCTGATCGAGCGTTTCTGCGGCGCCAACGTGGCCCAGGCCGTGGCCCGCGACATTCTCTATGAAGTGCAGCGCAGCTATGCGCCGGGGCGGATCGGTTTTGGCGGGCAGAAGCTGCATCAGGACGTGATCATCCTGCAAATCCAGCACTGGCTCGAAGAACACTTCGCCGACAAATTCCGTTTCGAAGACGTCGCTCGCGAACACGGCATGAGCATCCGCAACTTCATGCGTCGCTTCCAGACGGCAACCGGCGACAAGCCGCTGCATTACCTGCAACGCCTGCGCATCGAAACCGCCAAGGGCCTGCTGTCCGGCAGCCGCAAGAGCATCAAGACCATCAGCTATGAAGTGGGGTATGACGATGCGAGCTTCTTCGCACGGCTGTTCCGCCAGCACACTGAACTGTCACCCAATCAGTATCGGCAGCAGTTTCAGCAGGCTGCATAG
- a CDS encoding NAD(P)/FAD-dependent oxidoreductase — translation MTIGSSYNYPSSVSSKADRSKRSTENKWAPRFPNPPDLCFDYRALVEQENGIAKATDPHHKICIIGAGVTGLTAARELFRCGFTHVTLIEQSRRIGGRHLTVAGSPNSTMSHTPFEMGAMRMPFFNRADESPTEGRSLMAYYAKTFDLAFSDFANPASPWVTSTGIYLREGSIGGGSTPQMLIWKNEDGQTPPPGNELQRVYIKWKAFADRMTRQVAGVYATQKWEAMWAAIVEKYESVSFRDLVSMPALQIWDESSPGDFGGMGMSAEESSIFYAIGIGDGSWGAFYDVCSLYPLRTAIFGFSSQLQLIHGRVDSKGDPLDSPHLHSEDIFDSKGISFAKPRYMGLAALDEYLMFMKIDETGQSFYKHCQERNNGLLTDSSVTKLEKLTHQKTRVHFNWKHSRPELAQEQFDDFDSVIMTLPSWLIETQIDLVNFTPQMLPFETINAYKTAHWETSCKVFAPLKKSFLSKISKIPQVIVTDSFIHDVYTYRYNDNYSYDCILLSYTWEDDATKLASFTDKELVNKCARELDRILMNCANIQEKISPYIGLDQAVVQRWMTDKNALGCAKLYRPGTYYDAVGLMKYNREFAHVSGLYLSGESFSVDAGWTEPCFRGAIDAVIHICNKTAATFHGGFSMGDYPHYNVRN, via the coding sequence GTGACCATCGGATCAAGCTACAACTACCCATCATCTGTTTCCAGCAAGGCCGATCGATCCAAGCGTTCGACTGAAAACAAATGGGCACCTCGCTTTCCAAATCCGCCCGACTTGTGCTTCGACTATCGTGCGCTGGTTGAACAGGAAAACGGCATCGCCAAAGCAACTGACCCACACCACAAAATCTGCATTATTGGTGCTGGCGTCACCGGGCTGACTGCCGCCAGAGAACTGTTCCGTTGCGGATTTACTCACGTCACTTTAATTGAACAATCCAGACGTATAGGCGGCAGGCACCTGACCGTTGCAGGAAGCCCGAACTCGACGATGAGCCACACACCGTTTGAAATGGGCGCCATGCGAATGCCCTTCTTCAACCGGGCGGACGAATCACCCACTGAAGGTCGGTCGCTGATGGCTTACTACGCCAAGACGTTTGACCTGGCGTTTTCAGATTTTGCCAATCCCGCAAGCCCTTGGGTTACCTCGACCGGTATCTATCTGCGCGAGGGCAGCATCGGCGGCGGGTCGACTCCACAGATGCTGATCTGGAAAAACGAAGACGGCCAGACACCGCCTCCCGGCAACGAGCTGCAAAGGGTTTACATCAAGTGGAAAGCCTTTGCTGATCGCATGACACGGCAAGTCGCTGGTGTCTATGCCACCCAGAAATGGGAGGCCATGTGGGCCGCTATCGTTGAAAAATACGAGAGCGTTTCGTTTCGCGACCTGGTTAGCATGCCTGCTCTGCAGATATGGGATGAAAGCTCACCTGGTGATTTTGGCGGAATGGGAATGTCCGCTGAGGAGTCGTCCATTTTCTACGCCATTGGCATCGGTGACGGTAGCTGGGGCGCTTTTTATGATGTCTGCTCTCTCTACCCCCTGCGTACGGCCATTTTCGGATTCAGCAGCCAGCTGCAACTTATCCATGGCCGAGTGGACTCAAAAGGCGACCCGCTGGATTCACCACACCTGCACAGCGAAGACATTTTTGACTCGAAGGGAATAAGTTTCGCCAAGCCTCGATACATGGGACTCGCTGCGCTGGACGAATACCTGATGTTCATGAAAATCGATGAAACAGGGCAGTCTTTCTACAAACACTGTCAGGAAAGAAACAACGGTTTGCTTACGGACTCCTCCGTTACAAAACTGGAAAAATTGACCCATCAGAAGACACGCGTCCACTTCAACTGGAAACATAGCCGACCCGAGCTAGCTCAGGAGCAATTTGATGACTTTGACTCGGTCATCATGACTCTGCCCTCATGGCTGATCGAAACCCAAATCGACCTTGTAAACTTCACGCCACAGATGTTGCCGTTTGAGACGATCAACGCCTATAAAACAGCTCACTGGGAAACCAGCTGCAAAGTCTTCGCGCCGTTAAAAAAATCATTCCTGTCGAAAATCAGCAAAATCCCGCAAGTCATCGTGACTGACAGCTTCATCCACGATGTCTACACCTACCGCTACAACGATAACTACAGCTATGACTGCATCCTTTTAAGTTACACATGGGAGGATGACGCGACCAAACTCGCCTCATTCACCGACAAAGAACTGGTGAATAAATGCGCGAGGGAGCTGGATCGGATCCTCATGAACTGCGCCAATATCCAGGAGAAAATCTCTCCCTACATAGGCCTTGACCAAGCAGTGGTTCAACGCTGGATGACTGATAAAAATGCGCTGGGGTGTGCAAAGTTATACCGACCCGGTACCTACTACGACGCCGTAGGCTTGATGAAGTACAACCGGGAATTCGCGCATGTTTCAGGCCTGTATCTTTCCGGCGAGTCCTTTTCAGTTGACGCCGGCTGGACCGAGCCTTGCTTTCGGGGCGCAATCGATGCGGTCATCCACATCTGCAACAAAACTGCCGCGACCTTCCATGGCGGTTTTTCCATGGGCGACTATCCGCACTACAACGTACGAAACTAA
- a CDS encoding nitrilase family protein: MSESTSPVRVAVVQFDPQVGTHNCSNNRCHGLELAQHAVDGGANLIVLPELCSTGYFFSNRQDAFDHSETVPGGPTVQSWLDFASRHKVYLVAGLTERDEMRLFNTAVLVGPDGFIGKYRKAHLWNLEKLWFTPGDMGFPVFETPIGRIGLLICWDIWFPEVPRILGQQGADIICSLNNWVWTPPPLFDEAGKCMASYLTMTAAHVNNVFIAAASRIGEERGARYLGCSLIAGTNGWPIGHVASADQQEILFADIDLTSSRSAPIWNNLNDLHRDRRADLYDQMLGYTQHPSLPR, translated from the coding sequence ATGAGTGAATCAACAAGTCCTGTTCGTGTAGCCGTCGTGCAATTCGATCCTCAGGTCGGCACGCACAATTGTTCAAACAATCGGTGTCATGGTCTGGAGTTGGCCCAACACGCAGTAGACGGAGGTGCCAACCTCATTGTGCTGCCAGAGTTATGCAGCACCGGATATTTCTTCAGCAATCGGCAGGATGCCTTCGACCATTCCGAGACGGTGCCCGGAGGTCCAACGGTGCAAAGCTGGCTGGACTTCGCATCCCGGCACAAGGTGTATCTGGTAGCTGGCCTGACCGAGCGCGACGAAATGCGCCTTTTCAATACTGCCGTGCTGGTAGGGCCGGACGGGTTTATAGGCAAGTATCGCAAAGCCCATTTGTGGAACCTGGAAAAACTCTGGTTCACACCAGGTGATATGGGCTTCCCGGTTTTTGAAACGCCCATAGGACGCATCGGCTTGCTGATCTGCTGGGATATCTGGTTTCCGGAAGTACCAAGAATTCTTGGCCAGCAAGGCGCGGACATCATTTGCAGTTTGAACAACTGGGTATGGACGCCGCCGCCCCTGTTCGATGAAGCCGGCAAATGCATGGCCTCCTACCTGACGATGACGGCTGCTCACGTTAACAACGTGTTTATTGCCGCCGCCAGTCGAATCGGCGAAGAACGAGGTGCTCGTTACCTCGGCTGCTCACTGATTGCCGGAACCAATGGATGGCCGATTGGCCACGTGGCGTCAGCGGACCAGCAGGAAATCCTGTTCGCCGACATAGACCTGACCAGTTCCCGTAGCGCTCCGATCTGGAACAATTTGAACGATCTGCACCGTGATCGTCGAGCCGATCTCTACGATCAAATGCTCGGTTACACCCAGCATCCTTCTCTGCCGCGCTGA
- a CDS encoding threonine/serine exporter family protein, with translation MEIQTEKVRLAPPARYKLDTAIILLMISTIVLVIWLSLTQRSTWSAFWPDYSHMVSNLPDPAAWLRWVLGDISEVAFYKHEFASIGLLAGAYLAYWANRTGKRWQGFAISYGSGLWPWLITSSLIGLLLSNLLWGWTVTATSWQPTFAAFVSLPAAMVLMFGGGWKVTINGAIMGAVLVTPMCLLIVNYVCNPMGLPVVIGNVSGMAVASVLAFVLCRYVPSLTQSAIPKAPSESPVAPASKKAPDYGFIWSLRRVLADFSEAPFFGNELASIGLILGALLAFTLNPMSPAYGSGLLPQLIGAQALTSAIGVVIWRRQWIQHGWYPTYVPLVSVVPAAILTYGGSWQVIGSSALLGALIAPPLARAIAQKLPAWMHAYIGNVISMAISTLVIIPLIGLLISE, from the coding sequence ATGGAAATCCAAACCGAAAAGGTTCGGCTGGCCCCGCCTGCCAGATACAAACTCGATACTGCAATCATTCTGCTGATGATCAGCACGATTGTGTTGGTTATCTGGCTTTCACTCACCCAACGCTCCACATGGTCGGCCTTTTGGCCAGACTACAGTCACATGGTGTCGAACCTGCCAGATCCTGCCGCCTGGTTGCGTTGGGTACTTGGAGATATCAGCGAGGTCGCCTTCTATAAACACGAGTTCGCCTCAATCGGACTGTTGGCGGGAGCCTACCTGGCCTACTGGGCTAATCGAACTGGAAAGCGTTGGCAAGGCTTTGCCATTTCATATGGCAGCGGGCTTTGGCCGTGGCTGATCACCAGTTCTCTGATTGGCCTGCTTCTGAGCAATCTGCTGTGGGGCTGGACAGTCACCGCTACCAGTTGGCAACCCACATTTGCAGCGTTCGTCTCGCTACCTGCGGCGATGGTGCTGATGTTCGGAGGCGGCTGGAAGGTCACGATCAACGGCGCAATCATGGGGGCCGTGCTGGTAACACCCATGTGTTTGCTGATTGTGAACTACGTCTGCAATCCCATGGGACTGCCCGTCGTGATCGGTAATGTCTCAGGGATGGCGGTCGCCAGCGTCTTGGCTTTTGTGCTTTGTCGCTACGTGCCGAGCCTGACGCAGTCCGCCATACCCAAAGCTCCATCCGAATCACCCGTTGCACCGGCCAGCAAAAAAGCTCCCGACTATGGATTCATCTGGAGTCTGCGACGGGTCTTGGCGGACTTTTCGGAAGCGCCGTTCTTTGGCAATGAGCTGGCGAGTATCGGACTGATACTGGGTGCCTTGCTGGCGTTCACCCTGAACCCCATGAGTCCCGCCTACGGCTCCGGGTTGCTGCCGCAACTGATCGGTGCGCAGGCGCTGACTTCAGCGATAGGGGTGGTGATCTGGCGCCGACAATGGATACAGCACGGATGGTACCCAACGTACGTTCCATTAGTGTCCGTCGTACCGGCGGCGATTTTGACCTATGGCGGCAGCTGGCAAGTCATCGGCTCCAGCGCGCTGCTGGGCGCACTTATTGCGCCCCCATTGGCTCGCGCAATTGCCCAAAAACTACCTGCCTGGATGCACGCCTACATCGGTAACGTCATTTCCATGGCCATCAGCACTTTGGTGATCATTCCGCTGATCGGGCTTCTGATCAGCGAGTAA